Below is a window of Primulina eburnea isolate SZY01 unplaced genomic scaffold, ASM2296580v1 ctg973_ERROPOS1174311, whole genome shotgun sequence DNA.
GTAATTAGCCATCCAGTATAGCAGACTAAACTTATATTAGATATTATAATGCAGACTGGGCCATCTCTGATAAGTTAATCTGGCAGCCTTTTCATCTGGAGCTGAATTTCTTCAATAAAGAGAACCGGGTTCTTCATTATCCCATCAGGGCTTTTTATATCGAAGGACCAAACCTTGTGGCTTATAATCTCACTTCTGGTGtggaaaatatatataaaaagctTTATAATTCGGTAAAATTTCATCAGTTTAGTCTTAATTTGTTCATCAAATTGTGACCAAGCCATTGAGGATATAGGCCTAAACCTTCTTGTAATTTTCAGATCCCTGGAAATGTAGAATTCCATCCAAAATATGTGGCATACAGTAAAAAGCAACACATGTTTCTTGTTGTCTATGAGTTCAGTGGTGCTGGAAACGAAGTTGTGTTGTATTGGGAAAACACTGATTCCCAGTTGGCGAATAGTAAAGCTTCCAATGTCAAAGGTATTTTCCTGGGTTTTGCTTGCCATTCTTGTGCCTTTATATTGTGCAATATATATATGCTTCACTGTTTTTGCAAATATTTCAGGTGTAGATGCAGCATTCATTGGTCGTAACGAAAATCAGTTTGCTATTCTTGATGAAGATAAAACTGGACTTTCATTGTATATGTTACCGGGAGCTGCTTCACCAGAGTCCATTGAGAAGAatggatcagttgataaaaaTGATGCCATGGACAATGAAGTTGCTTCTATTAAGGGTCCTATGTCATATTTGTTCGAAAGTGATGTTGATCGTATCTTTTCTACTCCTCTAGGTGCTTAATGGGCTGTTGTTATTTATCTAAGTGCTTGAACAGATTGAATAGAATTTGATCCAGACCTGCTTTTGTAGAATCAACTTTGGTGTTTTGTTCTCAAGGGGACCAGATTGGCTTGGTTAAACTCATCCAAGGATACCGCCTTTCTGATGCTGATGGACATTACATCTCAACGAAAGCTGAAGGGAGAAAATTCATTAAATTGAAGGCAAATGAAACTGTACTTCAGGTAGTCATTCGAATAGTACTCTTAAGCTACAGAAAGCGAATCTATAATTTTGTGGCTGGTCTCATCTTCTTTAAGGTTGCATAACGTTAGCAGACCTGTTTCACATGTTCCTTGAGCTACTGCTTCAGTTCTGCGTCAGAAACATGTAGAAGCAGGATTGTTCTAATTAAACCTCCTTCTAACCGGATGACTTGCTAATGAATTTTCAGTGCGAAAATTGTAAGAACTTGCAAATGGTTGCTGTCAATTAATTGACTCTGTGTGAAGTGCAGGGGTTATCTTTTTTTCCCCCCTCCCCCTGTTGTGATTACAAATCTGAGGAGCAACTGCTGGCAGCTCTGGAGTTTAAGCTTTTTGACTTTAAAACATCCTCACTAATAGAATTTCTGTTTGGTCCTCTTTTTCTCTCCTTTCTCTAGGTATACAATTTTATAAAACTGATATTTCCATCTTAGTGATTTTCTATTAGCTCAGCATGCAATTTTGACGGTTACATGTGCTATTGTTTCTTTTCTAAACACCGTTCCAGCTTTCCAAAGTTTGAATATGTTTATTATATATTCTCTTCATTCTATTGACCACATGTAAATAGTGTTGATAAAAGATGAAAGCTTCTCATGTTAGGTACAATGGCAAGAGACACTCAGGGGCTTTGTGGCAGGTATATTGACCACAGAACGAGTGCTTATTGTTACAGCAGATTTGGACATTTTGGCTAGCAGTTCTGCAAAATTTGATAAAGGAGTTCCTTCAATATCCTTGTCTCTTTACTCTCTTTGTCTCTCACTCTCTACCTTCTCTATTTATACCCTGTAGCTTTTCTTATATTAATGATGTTTTTATACCCTTGTGGGCCCTTGACTTGTGATTACTTTAGATCCCTCCTATGGCTTGGACCCGCACTTCTATTCTCTACTTTAACTTCTATTAATGTGCTTGGTTGGGATGGAAAAGTGAGGACCATACTCTCAACCAGTATGCCTAATGCAGGTAAGATCTGATGCTTTTCCCAAACAGGTGTCCTTAGCTGCCTCTGTCTGTGTATTGTTTTGCATTTGAATGCCAGTTTGAGTCTTTCACTCTATTTCTGACTCTTTACGATGTACTTATGTACAGTTCTGGTTGGAGCTTTGAATGACCGCCTTCTGCTTGCAAGCCCTACTGATGTAAATGTTAGGCAAAAGAAGAAATATGAGATCAAAAGTTGTCTTGTTGGGCTACTTGAACCACTTCTGATTGGATTTTCTACAATGCAACAACATTTTGAGCAGAAACTTGATCTGTCAGAAGTCCTATATCAAATAACATCAAGGTTGTTTTTCTTGGCTTATAGACATTCCTTGGCACTATAAGGACTTATGGCGCTAAGATGTGAAACAATGTATTCAGCATACTTCTTATTTTTCGCATCTTTCGCTTGCAAAAGTTCAATATTCCACACTTGTGGAAATTTTATTGACTGACAGATTTTGTGATTGATTAATGAAGATTCGATAGCTTGCGCATTACACCCCGATCACTTGATGTTCTTGCCAGAGGCTCTCCAGTATGTGGTGATCTTGCAGTATCGCTGTCACAATCAGGCCCACAATTCACTCAggtattttttaaacttctttTGCATCGGAGAACTTAAATTGTATGCTTAACTAACTTTCTGCTTCTACACTAAGGTGTTGAGAGGAGAATATGCAATCAAAGCACTTCGCTTTTCTACTGCTTTGTCTGCATTGAAAGACGAGTTCTTGCGGTCAAGAGATTATCCTAGATGTCCCCCTACCTCACATTTGTTCCATCGGTTCCGCCAGTTGGGATATGCATGCATAAGGTGTGTTGCTATGTGCTTTAGCAGCCTTTGAAAACCATACGGCTATCAATTTGAGAACACTGAATTGAAGCTTATCTTTTTAGTCCTCTCTTACCTAACTGCATGCATATACTTTGCgtaaataattttctttatatCTTTGATACCGACAAGCGCTTGAAAAGTGTTTTTGTCGAGTTAGCTATatgaaaaaaaatcatatgATTTTGTAGTTTTTGTCTATTGTTCTGAATTTTCTAGACCTTCATTTTTATTACAACATTTTCTGCTCTTTATTTTGAACTGTTATTGATAATTACATTTCAATGTTTGCATTTTTTCAAGTACTAATGTTTTCTGGTGGGTGGTGACATATAGTCATTCTTGTTGACTGATTTATCTGGTTAAACTTGCAAGATTTGTGTCACAAGTCATATTCTTCAGATTTTTTGTaatatattttatgatatttccGGGATCAAGTGttttaaaacaacaaaaaccaGAAAATCCTGTATTTGTAAAAGTCGTATTCCAGAAACTATTATTATGCATCATATTTATTTTGACCCAGGCATCATATTCTTTTAATATGATAGTTTTAATCTTGCTATTATTTGGATGCCGCACAAGCTTAGCTGTCTGGCTTTTATTCATCTTCATTTTTATGTTTCAACCTCTTCTCGCTCTATGATGTTGTCAATGGCTTGTTTGATTACAGATATGGCCAGTATGACAGTGCAAAAGAAACTTTTGAAGTTATAGCAGACTTTGAAAGTATGCTTGACATATTTATATGCCACCTTAACCCTAGTGCAATGCGGCGTCTAGCCCAAAAGTTGGAAGAAGAGGGCACTAATTCAGAGTTGAGGAGATACTGTGAGAGGATTTTGAGAGTTCGCTCGACTGGGTGGACCCAAGGCATCTTTGCAAACTTTGCTGCTGAAAGTATGGTTCCTAAAGGATCCGAATGGGGTGGGGGAAACTGGGAAATTAAAACAGCCACGAACTTGAAGGACATACCTCAGTGGGAACTGGCTGCTGAGGTCATGCCTTACATGAAAACTGACGATGGTACCATCCCATCCATTGTTACAGACCATATTGGTGTTTATCTAGGTTTGATCAAAGGAAGAGGGAATGTTGTGGAAGTGAGAGAAGATAGCTTGGTGAAAGCTTTCAAAACCGGAGGAATCAAGACAAATGGGCATCAGCAATCGCTTGCTTCCCCCACATCTAACAAATCCAAGGGGGCGCCTGAAGGTGCTTCCTTGATGGGACTAGAAACTCTCTCTCAGAAGCCTGCAGGTTCCGGTGCTTTAGATGCACAGGCAAAAGCTGAAGAAGAATTCAAAAAGTCGCTATATGGTTCTGCTGCTGATGGTAGCAGCAGTGATGAGGATGGAACTTCAAAAACCAAAAGGCTACATATTAGAATCCGAGACAAACCAGTTGAGTCTACTAAAGTAGATGTTAGCAAAATTAAAGAAGCCACGAAGCAGTTGGGTATCCCAGTTAGTAGGACCAAATCATTAACTAGTTCATCACCAGATCTTGGGCTTGTTGTACCTCAACCAGCTCCTACAGCCAGTGGAACTGCTGCAGCTCGTACTTCTTTTCCAGCTGATATGTTTGGCACCGATGCATTCGTCCAACCAACACCTGCGTTACAGCCTACTTCCGTGGGTCCTGGTGTTGGACTTACAGCTGGGCCAATACCAGAGGACTTTTTCCAGAACACAATATCATCCCTTCAGGTTGCAGCATCACTGCCTCCTGCCGGGAGATTCCTTTCAAGATTTGATCAAAATCCTCAAGGTAATGAAAGCAACAAGGTCCCTGCTACCCAGGGTAGTGCAGTTGCCATGGATATTGGTCTACCTGGTGGTGGACTACCCCCTCAAGTCACTCAACAACCAGTTTCACGTGAGTCTATTGGGCTTCCAGATGGAGGTATTCCTACACATTCTGTGCCTCAACCTGCTGCACCATCACAGCCACCAACTCTGATGTCACAAGCTCCAGTCTCTACGCAGCCCCTTGATCTCAGTTCGCTTGAAGCTCCTGGGTCCAAAACATCTGCAAAACCTGCTGAAAGATCAGCTTCTCCTCCGAAGGCTGTGCGACCTGGACAAGTaagtatttgttttattttaaagttaattcTCTAGAACCATAAGCATCATtcctataaataaataaataaatctctAGAACCATAAGCTATTGTCATGCCGTCCTATCTTTTTTAAAATGGGTGCAactctttctttctttatttttcctAAGTTTTGCCAAAAAAAAGTTATTTATTATCTTGAACATAAAGATTGTAGCTGGAGTGCATGAATAAGCCCTTAATTGTGCATGTACAAGTTGTTTTAGGAGGTTTGCACGTGGTTTATGCATGTAAATATCTCTTTTCCGTTAATTTAAAAACTTGGCCATCTGTGATTTATCTCGCAATTGAGTATCATCAATATTGTTGTATTATATTTATGTGCAAGGGTGGTGTTGATACctgctcttcttcttctcttCTCTTCGCCCCCCATCACCGTGTTTCATGAATTTCGGTTGGTTGAATGTCCTTGAGGAGGTGTTGTTTAAAATGAGACTGGTCTCTGCAACATCTTATGTTTGTGGAGAGTATCTTAACTACAGGAAAGACCTCCAGTCACCCTTTCATAAAGACTTGACTCCTTAAGACAAATGGTTTATTGAATGGACACAGTTcaacaaatgaaaataaaaaatgttttaaCTTATTGTCCTTGTGGCCTGTTTACCATGTGGCATCCTCACTCCACCCTCAGCTTAATAATATTCCAGTGAATGGATACCATAAAATCTGTAGTTAAAGTATGTGGAAGCTCCGATATATTGTTGAACTGGGaaattcatttatttatatGTTTTGGGTTTCTAATATTTTAGATGCCAGAACTTTGTTTTGGGCACATCAAAACTCCTTAGTTATGTTCTGGTTTCTTTTTCATCTAGGTCCCCCGTGGTGCTGCTGCTGCAGTCTGTTTCAAGATTGGACTTGTGCATCTGGAGCAGAATCAACTTTCAGATGCGTTATCCTGCTTTGATGAGGCTTTCCTTGCTCTGGCCAAAGATCAATCTCGTGGAGATGACATTAAGGCACAAGCTACTATTTGTGCCCAATACAAGATTGCTGTCACCCTTCTTCAGGTATTATGGTTCTATTTACCTTGAGAGAGATTGAGATGAGAGATTGAGATTCACTCGttttatatcaatttttttcttcattttaatTCCATCGTGCAAAGAGCAATTATGTTGAATACTTTAAACGAAGTATAATGAATGAAGCTTTGTTCCTTTATCATGTCTCCCTCGGAAGTTTCACTAAACCTTTTCTCCTCTCACACATAGACATGACTTATGTATGACATGACCGATTGACTCATTAAAGTAATGTCAAAGCAAAATTTTGTGCGAAATAATTGTTGCAAGTTAACACTTCATGGGTTTGTCCTGTCATTTGGTACTACAAACAAAGCTGTAGCTTTCCTTTTGGGTTCAACAGAGTCACAGAGTAGAATGATTGTCATTTTGTTTCCTGAGGTTTTGCATTAAATCCAAGTGATCCGTCTACTTCAAAAACCATGCGAATTATTCTCATCTACTTGTATTAAGAACCTGCTCATCCGTTCGTGTGTTTTCATGTGAACGACAATTTTAACTATTCTATGATACTTCAGGAGATCAACCGACTGCAGAAAGTTCAAGGTCCCAGTGCAATCAGTGCAAAAGATGAGATGGCAAGATTGTCGCGTCATCTGGGCTCATTACCTCTTCTTGCAAAGCACAGAATAAATTGCATTCGAACTGCCATAAAAAGGAACATGGATGTGCAGAACTATGCCTATTCTAAGCAAATGCTCGAATTACTCTTATCAAAAGCACCTCCAGGAAAGCAAGATGAGTTGAGAAGCCTAATCGACATATGTATTCAGAGAGGCTTGTCCAATAAGTCCATAGATCCATTGGAAGATCCATCTCAATTCTGTGCTGCCACACTGAGCCGTCTATCTACTATTGGATATGATGTTTGTGATCTCTGTGGTGCCAAATTCTCAGCTCTGTCGAGTCCCGGCTGCATTATCTGTGGAATGGGAAGCATAAAAAGATCAGATGCAATTTCCGGACCTGTTCCTTCACCATTTGGCTGAGGTTAACTAGCAATACACTTATTATCCTTACCAACACCTGGTACAAGATCGAAATATTCATTTCGTGGCATCTCttgtattttatgatttttatcttTTTGTGTGTATATGGTCCATTGATCTCATTCACTGAACAGAAGGTTTTGTTTCTATGTAACTGTGCTGTACTTATTTTCGGGATGATATTGTTAGAACAGTTTACAGTTACTGCCTTTGGTGAGTTCGATACAATTAATGGACCCCTTGTAAAGGTTATAGACTTGCATATCCACATATTGAGTCCATTCTCCAGTTCCCCAGTTCTAACATTGCGAGAAAAAAAAAGGTGTTATTTTGATATAGTTCCATTCTTCTTTTTCCATTTTATTTGTTGACTTTTGTAATAAAAAGTTCTTTTGATATGGTCAATGTTATTTATGAAAAGGGTTTTTCGTGCaagattaaattattttttcccGGCGAAAATGGTATGGAATTTAGTGCGTGTATATGCTAGTTTGCTTCAAAGAATGAAAAAATGGTAATCGTAACACTAACAAAATTCTCCCGTTCATTTGTCTTAATTATTAGTGATgagaataaaacaattaagaagATTATATCTTTAAGATAATAGTCAAATTATGTATCCGATAGTCTATGTTTCAACACGACTGTGATTAATGAAATAGTGTTGATCTTTAGAGTAATATCTTTAAAGTAGATTGAATTATATCCTTGAAGCCTTTAACTATACAGTAGAAAAAGATATTTTTAACATCATTTTCAAACAAAATCTACGTAGGGCCCTTAACAATTTCAATGTCAAAAGGCATCGTTTTTATCAAATGATCAATTTCAATGCTAAAACTTGAATCTTATTTTACGACTCAAATATTGCGTAATTTTACCTCATCCTCTGGGTGGTACAGACTTTGATGGTATGAGTTATCGAGTAACGAGGATGAATATAACAATTCTAGTATTGGACTGAATCCTTTCCAAATAACCACCAAGGGGAAAAGGTTACGATAACATGATCAGATATAATGAAGATGAAAATGTCAATCAGGACGACGAGATACTAATCACGCCATAATAATACCCAGTGAAAGTATTTCTTCCTTTACATGCGAGTACCGCTACATGACCTTTCAAGGTGGAAGTAACCAAGCTCTTACCCAATTTAAATATTTGTTGAACATACTATTATTACCCTTGCATTTCTTTGGTGCAAGAAAAAAGGTTGGCAATTGACATACAACAAATAAGCACACACATCGGAACTATCAATCCCCAAGAAATTTGCGCTTCTTTGTTGTGTTCATAAAGGGCCGGATGACCCATTCGATCTGAGCTTCATCCTGTTCCATCGTTCCTAATTTAACCTGCAACATGAAAAGTACCGGCAAAATGTGAAGGATACCACGGTTGAATGACAACACCCGAATTAAGTCTGTATCACAAAGGGTTCAAGTTGgagataaataaaaaatttaccaaGCTAAGACAGACTCCAGAGTTTAGATGAGTCGGGCAATAGTCAAAGAGAGAAGtgacattttaaattttaaaaatcacatgaaatttttataaaaatctcGGCAGAGACGATGGCAAGGGTTCTGATTGTGCGGTTTGGGAACACCATATAATTATAGGTTGAACAAAACAAAACGTAATATTCATGCGAATTGACCTTTCGTATCTCGAATGAAGCACTGAACCTACTTACCTGATACAGCCGCATTTCGAACCGGGGGCCTATCTCTTTCAGTTCAATCGATTTGGGACCTCCACGTTTCTCATAAACATGATGCCTGCATGATTTCACCAGACTTACAGCCACCATGAAAATATTAGTTGGTGTAACATTGTTTCACAACGTAACTACCTGAACGAAATATAATCTGATTGATTAGCAAAAGTGACAATTCGCTTTGTATCCGGCTTGGGCACAGGAAATAGATACTTTAAAATGTTTGCAGTCCTTTGACCGAGCTGCCAACAATTGAAAATTccacaaatattataaaaagttCATAATAGATTGAAGGAAAC
It encodes the following:
- the LOC140822614 gene encoding uncharacterized protein isoform X1, which gives rise to MEWATVQHLDLRHADRSSKPLQPHAAAFHPTQAIVSAAIGTCIVEFDAYTGSKIASVDIDSPVVRMEYNPIGGHSLIAILEDCTIRSCDFDSEQTCVLHSPEKRTEQITPDTEVHLALTPLQPVVFFGFHKKLSVTVVGTVEGGKAPTKIKTDLKKPIVNLACHPRLPALYVAYQDGLIRAYNIHTYAVHYTLQLDNTIRLQGAGAFAFHPTLEWIFVGDRRGTLLAWDVSTERPMMIGITQVGSQPITSVAWLPMLRLLVTLSKDGSVQVWKTRVAVNPNRPPTQVNFFEPAAIESMDIPRILSQQGGEAVYPLPRIRALDVHPKLNLAAVLFSSMAGGDNKKNRAAYTREGRKQLFAVLQSARGSSASVLKEKLASLGSSGILADHQLQAQLQEHHMKGQSHLTISDIARKAFLYSHFMEGNAKSSPISRLPLITVLDTKYHLRDFPIFQPFHLELNFFNKENRVLHYPIRAFYIEGPNLVAYNLTSGVENIYKKLYNSIPGNVEFHPKYVAYSKKQHMFLVVYEFSGAGNEVVLYWENTDSQLANSKASNVKGVDAAFIGRNENQFAILDEDKTGLSLYMLPGAASPESIEKNGSVDKNDAMDNEVASIKGPMSYLFESDVDRIFSTPLESTLVFCSQGDQIGLVKLIQGYRLSDADGHYISTKAEGRKFIKLKANETVLQVQWQETLRGFVAGILTTERVLIVTADLDILASSSAKFDKGVPSFRSLLWLGPALLFSTLTSINVLGWDGKVRTILSTSMPNAVLVGALNDRLLLASPTDVNVRQKKKYEIKSCLVGLLEPLLIGFSTMQQHFEQKLDLSEVLYQITSRFDSLRITPRSLDVLARGSPVCGDLAVSLSQSGPQFTQVLRGEYAIKALRFSTALSALKDEFLRSRDYPRCPPTSHLFHRFRQLGYACIRYGQYDSAKETFEVIADFESMLDIFICHLNPSAMRRLAQKLEEEGTNSELRRYCERILRVRSTGWTQGIFANFAAESMVPKGSEWGGGNWEIKTATNLKDIPQWELAAEVMPYMKTDDGTIPSIVTDHIGVYLGLIKGRGNVVEVREDSLVKAFKTGGIKTNGHQQSLASPTSNKSKGAPEGASLMGLETLSQKPAGSGALDAQAKAEEEFKKSLYGSAADGSSSDEDGTSKTKRLHIRIRDKPVESTKVDVSKIKEATKQLGIPVSRTKSLTSSSPDLGLVVPQPAPTASGTAAARTSFPADMFGTDAFVQPTPALQPTSVGPGVGLTAGPIPEDFFQNTISSLQVAASLPPAGRFLSRFDQNPQGNESNKVPATQGSAVAMDIGLPGGGLPPQVTQQPVSRESIGLPDGGIPTHSVPQPAAPSQPPTLMSQAPVSTQPLDLSSLEAPGSKTSAKPAERSASPPKAVRPGQVPRGAAAAVCFKIGLVHLEQNQLSDALSCFDEAFLALAKDQSRGDDIKAQATICAQYKIAVTLLQEINRLQKVQGPSAISAKDEMARLSRHLGSLPLLAKHRINCIRTAIKRNMDVQNYAYSKQMLELLLSKAPPGKQDELRSLIDICIQRGLSNKSIDPLEDPSQFCAATLSRLSTIGYDVCDLCGAKFSALSSPGCIICGMGSIKRSDAISGPVPSPFG
- the LOC140822614 gene encoding uncharacterized protein isoform X2; its protein translation is MMIGITQVGSQPITSVAWLPMLRLLVTLSKDGSVQVWKTRVAVNPNRPPTQVNFFEPAAIESMDIPRILSQQGGEAVYPLPRIRALDVHPKLNLAAVLFSSMAGGDNKKNRAAYTREGRKQLFAVLQSARGSSASVLKEKLASLGSSGILADHQLQAQLQEHHMKGQSHLTISDIARKAFLYSHFMEGNAKSSPISRLPLITVLDTKYHLRDFPIFQPFHLELNFFNKENRVLHYPIRAFYIEGPNLVAYNLTSGVENIYKKLYNSIPGNVEFHPKYVAYSKKQHMFLVVYEFSGAGNEVVLYWENTDSQLANSKASNVKGVDAAFIGRNENQFAILDEDKTGLSLYMLPGAASPESIEKNGSVDKNDAMDNEVASIKGPMSYLFESDVDRIFSTPLESTLVFCSQGDQIGLVKLIQGYRLSDADGHYISTKAEGRKFIKLKANETVLQVQWQETLRGFVAGILTTERVLIVTADLDILASSSAKFDKGVPSFRSLLWLGPALLFSTLTSINVLGWDGKVRTILSTSMPNAVLVGALNDRLLLASPTDVNVRQKKKYEIKSCLVGLLEPLLIGFSTMQQHFEQKLDLSEVLYQITSRFDSLRITPRSLDVLARGSPVCGDLAVSLSQSGPQFTQVLRGEYAIKALRFSTALSALKDEFLRSRDYPRCPPTSHLFHRFRQLGYACIRYGQYDSAKETFEVIADFESMLDIFICHLNPSAMRRLAQKLEEEGTNSELRRYCERILRVRSTGWTQGIFANFAAESMVPKGSEWGGGNWEIKTATNLKDIPQWELAAEVMPYMKTDDGTIPSIVTDHIGVYLGLIKGRGNVVEVREDSLVKAFKTGGIKTNGHQQSLASPTSNKSKGAPEGASLMGLETLSQKPAGSGALDAQAKAEEEFKKSLYGSAADGSSSDEDGTSKTKRLHIRIRDKPVESTKVDVSKIKEATKQLGIPVSRTKSLTSSSPDLGLVVPQPAPTASGTAAARTSFPADMFGTDAFVQPTPALQPTSVGPGVGLTAGPIPEDFFQNTISSLQVAASLPPAGRFLSRFDQNPQGNESNKVPATQGSAVAMDIGLPGGGLPPQVTQQPVSRESIGLPDGGIPTHSVPQPAAPSQPPTLMSQAPVSTQPLDLSSLEAPGSKTSAKPAERSASPPKAVRPGQVPRGAAAAVCFKIGLVHLEQNQLSDALSCFDEAFLALAKDQSRGDDIKAQATICAQYKIAVTLLQEINRLQKVQGPSAISAKDEMARLSRHLGSLPLLAKHRINCIRTAIKRNMDVQNYAYSKQMLELLLSKAPPGKQDELRSLIDICIQRGLSNKSIDPLEDPSQFCAATLSRLSTIGYDVCDLCGAKFSALSSPGCIICGMGSIKRSDAISGPVPSPFG